In the Nicotiana tabacum cultivar K326 chromosome 16, ASM71507v2, whole genome shotgun sequence genome, one interval contains:
- the LOC107822158 gene encoding protein FAR1-RELATED SEQUENCE 5-like isoform X1 translates to MVAEKIFQIFTMKIQSLKLKINREKHKWKNIEQDSKSWNFIFLEITALKFSFMEIPSQNEHMDVSHLFEPTKLGMEFDSEEHAYEYYNKYAATIGFSVRKEYANKSKVHGYVTSRKFICYKEGYRERDKREAMVKKPRKETRTGCLAHMVVSHKSNGKFSVISFEEKHNHPLVPPSLAHMLPSQRNIKLSQAYEIDLLDDSGICPKSSFDYASRLAGGKASLGYTKRDHINYLRDKRKESLKQGVARSLVDYFEKRVIKDPSFRFSLQLDDDGLITNVFWADAKMIRDFQIYGDVVSFDTTYRTNKEYRPLALFVGLNNHGEMVVFGAALLYEETAEAFEWLFTVFFRAMSANKPQTFITDQDPVICLAVSLVMPQTYHRLCIWQLEQNAFKHLNHIFRAHKSFPSDFSKLLYYYEYEDDFLNAWEEMLEKYDLKDNSWSKNTFAIREKWSMTYGRNIFSAGMRSTQLSESFNGSLRGYLKSDLDIVQFFKHFQRVVDDKRANENKSNFDMTQRIFVLKVKLPLLIHVREIYTATIFDLFEKEWEKSLLVSINGFHDEGELCKYNVSTHGNRREHVVAVKCSTKVVSCSCKLFEFSGVLCGHALKILDTLNIKDKIPDHYILKRWTKDVTNLVAMEIKVFSEGGDSKS, encoded by the exons ATGGTAGCGGAGAAAATCTTTCAGATTTTTACCATGAAAATCCAGTCCTTGAAGTTAAAAATCAATAGAGAAAAACACAAGTGGAAAAACATAGAACAAGACAGCAAGTCGTGGAACTTCATTTTTCTGGAAATAACTGCTCTGAAATTCTC ATTTATGGAGATCCCATCTCAAAATGAACATATGGATGTTTCTCATTTATTTGAGCCAACAAAACTTGGTATGGAATTTGATTCAGAAGAACATGCATACGAATACTACAACAAATATGCTGCTACAATTGGGTTTAGTGTTAGAAAGGAATATGCAAACAAAAGTAAAGTCCACGGATATGTGACTTCGAGAAAATTTATATGTTATAAAGAAGGTTATAGAGAAAGAGACAAGCGAGAAGCGATGGTCAAGAAACCTAGAAAGGAAActaggacgggttgtttagctcACATGGTCGTAAGTCATAAATCAAATGGGAAGTTTTCTGTCATTTCATTTGAAGAGAAGCACAATCATCCTCTCGTTCCTCCATCTCTAGCTCACATGCTGCCATCGCAAAGAAATATTAAACTTTCTCAAGCATATGAAATTGACTTATTGGATGATTCAGGAATATGTCCTAAATCATCTTTTGACTATGCTTCTCGTCTAGCTGGGGGAAAAGCTTCTTTAGGTTATACAAAGAGGGATCACATAAACTATCTTCGtgacaaaagaaaagagagtttaAAGCAAGGAGTGGCTCGTAGTTTGGTCgattattttgaaaaaagagtAATAAAAGATCCATCTTTTCGATTTTCTTTACAATTGGATGATGATGGTTTGATAACAAATGTTTTCTGGGCTGATGCTAAAATGATAAGGGATTTTCAGATTTATGGTGATGTTGTATCATTTGACACAACATATAGAACAAATAAGGAGTATCGACCATTGGCTTTGTTTGTTGGATTAAATAATCACGGGGAAATGGTTGTATTTGGTGCTGCCCTTTTATATGAAGAAACAGCTGAAGCATTTGAATGGCTTTTTACTGTATTTTTTAGAGCTATGTCTGCAAATAAGCCACAAACATTCATCACAGATCAAGATCCTGTAATATGTTTAGCAGTCTCATTGGTGATGCCACAAACATATCATCGTCTATGTATATGGCAATTGGAACAAAATGCATTTAAACATCTTAACCATATCTTTAGAGCTCATAAATCATTTCCGAGTGATTTTAGCAAATTGCTTTATTATTACGAGTATGAAGATGATTTTCTAAATGCATGGGAGGAAATGCTTGAAAAATACGACCTTAAGGATAATAGTTGGTCGAAAAACACCTTTGCTATAAGGGAAAAGTGGTCCATGACATATGGTAGAAATATATTTTCAGCTGGTATGCGAAGTACACAGTTGAGTGAAAGTTTCAATGGATCACTAAGGGGCTACCTGAAATCAGATTTAGATATTGTACAGTTCTTTAAGCATTTTCAAAGAGTTGTTGATGATAAGCGTGCTAATGAAAATAAGTCAAATTTTGACATGACCCAacgaatatttgttttaaagGTTAAGCTTCCTTTATTGATCCATGTGAGAGAAATATATACTGCAACCATATTTGATTTGTTCGAAAAGGAGTGGGAAAAGTCATTACTTGTCTCTATAAATGGCTTTCATGATGAAGGAGAATTATGTAAATACAATGTTAGCACGCATGGAAATCGCAGAGAGCATGTAGTAGCAGTGAAGTGCTCTACAAAAGTAGTCTCTTGCAGTTGCAAATTGTTCGAATTTTCGGGTGTACTATGTGGACATGCTCTAAAGATTCTGGACACATTAAATATCAAAGATAAGATTCCTGACCATTATATATTAAAAAGGTGGACAAAAGATGTTACCAACTTGGTTGCAATGGAGATTAAAGTGTTTAGTGAGGGAggtgattccaaaagttga
- the LOC107822158 gene encoding protein FAR1-RELATED SEQUENCE 5-like isoform X2 has protein sequence MEIPSQNEHMDVSHLFEPTKLGMEFDSEEHAYEYYNKYAATIGFSVRKEYANKSKVHGYVTSRKFICYKEGYRERDKREAMVKKPRKETRTGCLAHMVVSHKSNGKFSVISFEEKHNHPLVPPSLAHMLPSQRNIKLSQAYEIDLLDDSGICPKSSFDYASRLAGGKASLGYTKRDHINYLRDKRKESLKQGVARSLVDYFEKRVIKDPSFRFSLQLDDDGLITNVFWADAKMIRDFQIYGDVVSFDTTYRTNKEYRPLALFVGLNNHGEMVVFGAALLYEETAEAFEWLFTVFFRAMSANKPQTFITDQDPVICLAVSLVMPQTYHRLCIWQLEQNAFKHLNHIFRAHKSFPSDFSKLLYYYEYEDDFLNAWEEMLEKYDLKDNSWSKNTFAIREKWSMTYGRNIFSAGMRSTQLSESFNGSLRGYLKSDLDIVQFFKHFQRVVDDKRANENKSNFDMTQRIFVLKVKLPLLIHVREIYTATIFDLFEKEWEKSLLVSINGFHDEGELCKYNVSTHGNRREHVVAVKCSTKVVSCSCKLFEFSGVLCGHALKILDTLNIKDKIPDHYILKRWTKDVTNLVAMEIKVFSEGGDSKS, from the coding sequence ATGGAGATCCCATCTCAAAATGAACATATGGATGTTTCTCATTTATTTGAGCCAACAAAACTTGGTATGGAATTTGATTCAGAAGAACATGCATACGAATACTACAACAAATATGCTGCTACAATTGGGTTTAGTGTTAGAAAGGAATATGCAAACAAAAGTAAAGTCCACGGATATGTGACTTCGAGAAAATTTATATGTTATAAAGAAGGTTATAGAGAAAGAGACAAGCGAGAAGCGATGGTCAAGAAACCTAGAAAGGAAActaggacgggttgtttagctcACATGGTCGTAAGTCATAAATCAAATGGGAAGTTTTCTGTCATTTCATTTGAAGAGAAGCACAATCATCCTCTCGTTCCTCCATCTCTAGCTCACATGCTGCCATCGCAAAGAAATATTAAACTTTCTCAAGCATATGAAATTGACTTATTGGATGATTCAGGAATATGTCCTAAATCATCTTTTGACTATGCTTCTCGTCTAGCTGGGGGAAAAGCTTCTTTAGGTTATACAAAGAGGGATCACATAAACTATCTTCGtgacaaaagaaaagagagtttaAAGCAAGGAGTGGCTCGTAGTTTGGTCgattattttgaaaaaagagtAATAAAAGATCCATCTTTTCGATTTTCTTTACAATTGGATGATGATGGTTTGATAACAAATGTTTTCTGGGCTGATGCTAAAATGATAAGGGATTTTCAGATTTATGGTGATGTTGTATCATTTGACACAACATATAGAACAAATAAGGAGTATCGACCATTGGCTTTGTTTGTTGGATTAAATAATCACGGGGAAATGGTTGTATTTGGTGCTGCCCTTTTATATGAAGAAACAGCTGAAGCATTTGAATGGCTTTTTACTGTATTTTTTAGAGCTATGTCTGCAAATAAGCCACAAACATTCATCACAGATCAAGATCCTGTAATATGTTTAGCAGTCTCATTGGTGATGCCACAAACATATCATCGTCTATGTATATGGCAATTGGAACAAAATGCATTTAAACATCTTAACCATATCTTTAGAGCTCATAAATCATTTCCGAGTGATTTTAGCAAATTGCTTTATTATTACGAGTATGAAGATGATTTTCTAAATGCATGGGAGGAAATGCTTGAAAAATACGACCTTAAGGATAATAGTTGGTCGAAAAACACCTTTGCTATAAGGGAAAAGTGGTCCATGACATATGGTAGAAATATATTTTCAGCTGGTATGCGAAGTACACAGTTGAGTGAAAGTTTCAATGGATCACTAAGGGGCTACCTGAAATCAGATTTAGATATTGTACAGTTCTTTAAGCATTTTCAAAGAGTTGTTGATGATAAGCGTGCTAATGAAAATAAGTCAAATTTTGACATGACCCAacgaatatttgttttaaagGTTAAGCTTCCTTTATTGATCCATGTGAGAGAAATATATACTGCAACCATATTTGATTTGTTCGAAAAGGAGTGGGAAAAGTCATTACTTGTCTCTATAAATGGCTTTCATGATGAAGGAGAATTATGTAAATACAATGTTAGCACGCATGGAAATCGCAGAGAGCATGTAGTAGCAGTGAAGTGCTCTACAAAAGTAGTCTCTTGCAGTTGCAAATTGTTCGAATTTTCGGGTGTACTATGTGGACATGCTCTAAAGATTCTGGACACATTAAATATCAAAGATAAGATTCCTGACCATTATATATTAAAAAGGTGGACAAAAGATGTTACCAACTTGGTTGCAATGGAGATTAAAGTGTTTAGTGAGGGAggtgattccaaaagttga